A section of the Anabaena cylindrica PCC 7122 genome encodes:
- a CDS encoding DUF29 family protein — MTQELIDLRNSITEGRYTDALAIVDELEGMSKQAIIRNIQAFLKILLIHLIKNQIEQRLTNSWIASIRNSLIEIKKLNLKDNKKSYYINQDEWQIYLEDEVTLAIGDASLEILNGTLKRKQLSQMLNKPQLILNATELLAMTYNYPNRELPDIIDNHLAQLPGGEDWNNG; from the coding sequence ATGACACAAGAATTAATCGACCTCAGAAATAGCATTACAGAAGGACGTTACACAGATGCTTTAGCAATTGTGGATGAATTAGAGGGAATGAGTAAGCAAGCAATTATACGTAATATTCAGGCTTTTTTGAAGATTCTGCTGATTCATTTGATTAAAAATCAAATTGAGCAAAGATTAACAAATTCTTGGATTGCGTCTATTCGTAATTCATTGATAGAAATCAAAAAACTCAACCTGAAAGATAATAAAAAATCCTATTACATCAATCAAGATGAATGGCAAATTTATCTAGAAGATGAAGTTACACTAGCAATAGGAGATGCAAGTTTAGAGATTTTGAATGGTACTTTAAAAAGAAAACAACTTTCGCAAATGTTAAATAAACCGCAATTAATATTAAATGCAACTGAGTTATTAGCAATGACATATAATTATCCAAATAGAGAATTACCAGACATTATAGATAATCATCTTGCACAATTACCCGGTGGTGAAGATTGGAACAATGGCTAG
- a CDS encoding toxin-antitoxin system TumE family protein, protein MELQDYIIRVKTKLDTSSAVKEIVIVDERILLNRGYFRARLTLNNGDFLELAESFTITDEDCVTLDYRYQWMDKTKEKLRKRWDSVRHFPNLPNFPHHVHIAQESNVEPSQCRNILELIDLIEKELQ, encoded by the coding sequence ATGGAACTCCAAGATTATATTATTAGGGTTAAAACAAAACTGGATACAAGTTCCGCAGTTAAGGAAATTGTGATAGTTGATGAAAGAATTTTACTAAATCGAGGTTACTTCCGAGCAAGATTGACTTTAAATAACGGTGACTTTCTAGAACTTGCTGAATCTTTTACTATCACAGATGAGGATTGTGTTACTCTTGATTATCGTTATCAATGGATGGATAAAACTAAGGAAAAATTGAGAAAGCGTTGGGATAGTGTCAGGCATTTTCCCAATTTACCGAATTTTCCGCACCACGTCCACATCGCTCAAGAATCGAATGTAGAACCAAGTCAATGTCGGAATATCCTAGAATTAATTGACTTGATTGAAAAAGAACTTCAATAA
- a CDS encoding asparaginase: MTMGKRTQSAALEVRLLREGIIESRHIVQAVVSDERGRVLSVAGNAETAAFVRSALKPFQALAVASTGTLERYDLSDRDLAIITSSHKGSLEQVRQVFNIIWRADLDPSALQCPTPKDKRSPLEYNCSGKHAGMLAVCQQRHWPLNNYLDRKHPVQQLIITKVAELLRMPAEEFLTAHDDCGAPTYLMQLSQMASLYAVLASSNSLDMERVVRAMNHHPTMVAGDGEFDTELMRLAPSELVSKAGAEGVQCIGRLGEGMGLAIKVMDGAKRAKYAVAIHLLQQMGWITPSVAQSLSEKFMNLGKYKRLEVIGELSLL, from the coding sequence TTGTTGCGGGAAGGTATTATCGAATCTCGGCATATAGTCCAGGCTGTAGTCAGCGACGAACGGGGACGAGTTCTGTCGGTCGCTGGCAACGCCGAAACCGCTGCATTTGTCCGTTCAGCACTCAAGCCATTTCAAGCCTTGGCTGTCGCCAGCACAGGAACACTAGAGCGGTACGATTTGAGCGATCGTGATTTAGCCATCATCACCAGTTCCCACAAAGGCAGCTTAGAGCAGGTGAGACAGGTATTTAACATTATTTGGCGGGCTGATCTTGACCCATCTGCCCTCCAATGCCCAACTCCTAAAGACAAACGCAGTCCTCTAGAATACAACTGCTCCGGTAAACACGCCGGAATGTTAGCCGTCTGTCAGCAACGCCATTGGCCTTTAAACAACTACTTGGATCGTAAACACCCAGTCCAGCAGTTAATTATCACCAAAGTAGCAGAATTGCTGCGAATGCCAGCAGAAGAATTTCTCACTGCCCATGATGACTGTGGCGCACCCACATATTTGATGCAACTCAGTCAAATGGCTTCTCTATATGCGGTGCTTGCCTCTAGCAATAGCTTGGATATGGAGCGAGTCGTCCGCGCCATGAACCATCACCCCACTATGGTGGCTGGAGATGGGGAATTTGACACGGAATTGATGCGCCTAGCTCCCAGTGAACTGGTCAGCAAAGCTGGTGCAGAAGGTGTGCAGTGCATCGGCCGACTTGGTGAAGGCATGGGATTGGCAATTAAAGTCATGGATGGTGCAAAACGGGCAAAATATGCCGTAGCCATTCACCTGCTGCAACAAATGGGCTGGATTACTCCCAGCGTTGCCCAGAGCCTATCTGAGAAGTTTATGAACCTCGGAAAATACAAGCGTTTGGAAGTAATTGGAGAATTATCGCTTTTGTAG